In the genome of bacterium, the window GGATTTTCGGGGCCGCGGGCATGAACCGCCAGACCGGGGTGTCCTCGACCAGGATCGCCTGCTTCCTGGACTGGAATCCCGGCGTCTTTGCGAGCGCAGTCCGCGCGGGGATGTGCCCGCCTTGCGTCCAGGCGAGGCTGTGGTCGCTGATCCACTTGATGAACCCAATGGCGGCTTGGCGTTTCGTCTCGTCCGGCCTCCTCTGGGCGGGCAGGTAGAACTGGTGGGACCCGGCCCACACCGCTCTGGTCTTGAACAGCCGGGGCGCGTGCGCCACCGTGAAGTCCATCTTCGCCGAGACGAACGCCGGGATGTTCCAGTCGCCGTGGATCACCATGCCGAACTTGCCTGTGCGGAACGCGTCCGCCGTGCTGGTGATCCCCTCCGCCGTGTAATGGTATTTCTTGTTCAAGTCCTGGAGGAACTGCGCCACCTCCAGCGCCGCCGGGCTGTTGAGGGTCGGTTCGCCGGCCGCGTCGAAGAGGTCGCCGCCGTTCTGCCAGAGGAACATCTGGTACGCCCACGGAGCGCCCCGCTGTAGCCACCCCGTCCCGTATTGGTCGCCCTTGGTGAGGGTTTTCGCGGCCGCGAGGTACTCTTCCATTGTCCCTGGGACCTTGGGTTTGTTCCCATCCCACAAGCCCGCGGCCTTGAACATGGGGTTGTTGATGTACATGCACATGCAGTGGATGTCCAGCGGCACAGAGTAGCGCTTGCCCTTGTGGATTCCCCCCTCCCAGGCCTTGGGGTTGAAGTCCTTCTGCTGGAGATCCAAAGTCTTGAGGTCGGCATCCGTGAACTCCGTCACGGCACCGACCTCTACGTACCGGGGCACCTCATACGTGTGCATGATCGCGACGTCTGGTCCCTGCCCGGCCGGCACTGCCGTGAGCATCTTAGTGTGAAAATCGGTCCACGCCATCTGCTGCTGCTCGATTTTGACGTTTCGGTTCGCGGACATGAAGTCGTTGACCAGCCCCTCCATGACGCGGCCGTCCGGGCCGGTGAGCCCGTTCCAAAAGTTCAGGGTCACATTCGGGGCGGCGGTCACCGTCCTCCGCTCCGTGCGCCACAGGCCCCCCGCCACCGCCGCGGTGGACGCTCCGGCCACTTGGAAAAACCTTCGCCTGGTCATTCCCCGTCTCGCGTCCGTCATCTCATTCCCTCCCTTCATCTGCCTCCTCTGGCAACCGTTCCCTCCACA includes:
- a CDS encoding ABC transporter substrate-binding protein; protein product: MTDARRGMTRRRFFQVAGASTAAVAGGLWRTERRTVTAAPNVTLNFWNGLTGPDGRVMEGLVNDFMSANRNVKIEQQQMAWTDFHTKMLTAVPAGQGPDVAIMHTYEVPRYVEVGAVTEFTDADLKTLDLQQKDFNPKAWEGGIHKGKRYSVPLDIHCMCMYINNPMFKAAGLWDGNKPKVPGTMEEYLAAAKTLTKGDQYGTGWLQRGAPWAYQMFLWQNGGDLFDAAGEPTLNSPAALEVAQFLQDLNKKYHYTAEGITSTADAFRTGKFGMVIHGDWNIPAFVSAKMDFTVAHAPRLFKTRAVWAGSHQFYLPAQRRPDETKRQAAIGFIKWISDHSLAWTQGGHIPARTALAKTPGFQSRKQAILVEDTPVWRFMPAAPKILVEESTLPVALEKIFLGNATPKEALEAVNAEIKRARV